The Gossypium arboreum isolate Shixiya-1 chromosome 2, ASM2569848v2, whole genome shotgun sequence region ACATGAGAAATAGGCTTTGCGACTGTGGTAGATTTGTCACATTTTGTTTTCCATGTGCTTATATGATTGTAGTAATCTACACTTTGATCTCATGAGCTTTGTGGAGGAAGTGTACAAACTAGAAAACTTGTACAACTTGTAGAGACACATATTCCCACCAGTCTAAAATGAACATATGTGGTCACCTGTATTGAATGCTCTATTTAAGTTGTTACCCAATAGAAGATTGTGACGTAAAACTAAAAGTTGACTAATGCTGACTCGAATACGCGACAACATGGATATTCAGGATAGGTCAAACCAACCAAGGTTATGCAGGTGGTGTAGGAATTCGGGCCATATAATGTCGTCATGTCCACATCGAAAGGATAATACAAAGTAGAAAACAAATATCAATTTCATTATAATATGTAAACAAGTGGTTTTATTAAATGATAATAaatatcaatttttcattttgtgAAAAGATAACAAATTACAactttaattttgtaaaatgataaCAAATATCAACTAGCATTTTGTTAAATGATAACAATATTCctttaaaaacataataataaaaataatcgatATAATATAAATGTTCGATACAAGGATAAAATTAATCAGTGTAGATGCCAGTCAGAATCTGTGCCACATCAGGGTGGTTGACAGTTACACGCTGGATTCCTTATTGGTTTAGTTTTTGGGCGGGGTTATGGTCTCAGTAGCTCCTCTTCTTCGCCTTCGGTCGATTTTGATCTTTACATTCTTAGTTGCCATCATTAATTCTCAGGTTTAGAAATAGGTGGTTGGGAAGATGACCCAGCTTGGTAGAACAAAGATCTTGGAGGTGTTTGCGTCACAAATGGTGAATGAGCATAACTATATTGAGTTTCATACACCGATAGAATAACCATTGGACTCTCCATCGGTGCCTGAAACATAGACGGCTTATAAGTCGTCGTTAGAAAAATAGATGGCATGGGCATGTAATACATCGGGGATGGATGTCTAAGAGTCTAACCTAACATAGGACtagatgcaaaaaaaaaaatgtggtgCAACATATGGTACTTATGTGTGGGTGTTTATGATGGACCCGCCTAGCCAGCCCTTGGATTTAAAGGAGGTCATCGTGGCCTACTCGTATAGGGATATTGACGCCTTGCCTCTTCCCCGTACAAATATGGCTTGTCATGGATCCTAATCCATGGCATATACTGTGGATCGCATGCTAGCTGTAGAACGATAATAGGTTTGTAAGTAGGTAAAAAATTATGCCGATTATTCCACATATTGATATGTTGGGAGTGGAATATCGGCCAATTCTCATCCAGCCACCGCAAGTCAATAGGATGCAGATTATTAAGGTCTTGAGGTGACACGGAAATCAATTATCAAAATCCAAACTGCTGTAACACTCTATCGGTCTCTTGCATCTTAATGGTAGCATACATTACCAATGGGACCTTTATGTGCCATACGTTGGGATTCACAAATAATTCCTCGAGGATGACTTCTCGAATTGGCGAATTCTCATATAGTGTCCATTCAAACTATATTAACgtgataaaaattagttatattTATACTACTAAATACGAAATCACCTACGTTAAGATtttatagttaaaattttaaataaatacatacCTCCACTTTCGATCGTTAGTCTAATAGAAGCCGCATATCTTGAAGCTCAGTAGGTAATCTCACGTGACTTGACGTATGGTTCCACTTATTTAAATAACTTCTTagcataataattttaatttaaataaattttatcataGCAATATCTACTGAATTTTACCTTGTTACAAGTGGGAATATATACAGGTAGTTGGctcgaggacgtaaaaatggaaaCCAGTACAACACCATAATTGTAGTAGTAAAAGGTAACCATCAATTTTGATTTTTCTTACTTGCGTTGCCTTACACATCTCTCGGTACAATGTGGCAAACACGGTGGACCCTCAATTAAGTTCGCCCGCTCTTCTAAAATCGACGAGTTTCAGCAGCCACCTTAGATGGACGAGATTTCGTGACTTATTCGGCTTCAAGATGCACCCGATGATCTAAAGGATGTACGTCTGAGCGTATCATTCTCTTTCGACTTCAATCGAATCCTCATCCAACCCCGCAAAATTTTTTTGTATCCAAGCGATTTTGATTTGACCTCCATAAATCGTCTCTAGAGCCAAACCCAAAAGATCACCACATACGGCTATCCAATCAGAAAATTGAACAAACCTAGCGACTATCGATCCATCCATCGGTAACCCTAACTGTAAATGTACGTCATCCAGAGTAATAGTACACTCGTCGCATGGAAGATAAAATGTGAGCATCTCTGGTCTCCACTTCTCTACCAACGTGCTTACGAGTTTCGGGTCCAACTTACACCCCTAGCCTACAAGGACCATGTGCCAAAAACCGGcttccctcaagtatggttctATCAACGGGGATGGAGGACCAGATAGATTACGAATATGGCATTGTAAAATTCGATCTTTCGCCTATTTAcgtaaaaatatacaaaatattaagttaaattataacaatgaaataaaaaaattgaacaaaattgaaatttattaaaatttattttaccaTTTGTAATTGATTGGCGAAAATGTGCTTGTCATCAAGACAATTAAAAAATATAGAACacgaattaatttttaaaaaaatatttttagaaaatattaataaaaatctaataaaataGAATTTAGATAGAAATAGAATTTTAGTAATAAATTTAAGAGAGAATTTGAGAGATTTTTGAGAGAATATTGTGAGCAATTAGTAGgggttttatagtttttttaCTGTGGGGGTGCAAATGACTACTTAAAATAGATGTTGAAAATGTAGTCGTTGGGGGAAGGTGTTGCGGGACGCATTTTTCATTAACGCTTCCAGCTAGAAGCATTTTACTTGTGACATGCAGAAAGAGCTTCCAGCTGGAAGTGTTTTACTGGTGACACGCAAAAAGCGCTTCCAACTGGATGCATTTTTTGGGTTTCTCCTGAAAATGCTTCCAATTGGAAGGTTTTatctaaatcggctcatttccgTTAAAGTTAAAAAATTCGGTTTATttccttaattttaaaaataacatttattggtattttagtctaaaataaaagtataaatatgatATATAATTAACCATtgctaaatatttaataattggtTGAGGAAAATAAGAGAGTGTAAAAATTAGTTAAGCAGCTAAGGTAGAATACTCTTTCTTTAGTTGGGTAAAACAATAAAACTGGAGTAAAATAGGGAGTAAAGTATAACGTGAAACGGTGCGTTTCCAGGTGAATATTTCTATTAGGTTTTTATGGAGCTGAAGTGTCCATGGAAACTGTGAGCTTCGATCTTCATCTCTGAGAGGAAAAGCATAATCAAATCCAAAAATACACAAAAACATAAAAGGAGTATTTTCTCAAATTCATAACCATGACTGgtaattcttttttctttttaactcaTTATTATTTAAACTTTACTTTTTCTAATCTAATTCTTGCATTGAATTGCTTATCAAATTTGTTTAGGCCGCCTTCCAACTATCTGCAATGGAGCAaactttttccttttccttttctatACATCTTAATAATCATTTGGGTTTTTTTAGGGTTTTCTTCTAGCAATTTGCTTTTGTTTCTTTAAAGAGTAATATAAAGCAATAAGCTTTTTTTAGATAATCAAAGATACCCAGAAGCTGCAAATGCAATGAAAATTTTTGGGGTTGAAATGCaatgttcttttctttttttaaatcctTCCGGAGCTTTTGAGATCTGGTTTTTGTAAATTAACATGAAATTTATCTCATAATGACCGAGTTTTTAAAATCAAAGCAAGTATTAGTGaagcaaaagttgtaaaagtacTGACTTTGAGAGAAACTCAGGCACAGATTGGTGGCTCAACCCCATAAATCGTCCATCAACCTTAAGTTGTAAGAGAACTAACAAATATAGGTACCCTATTCATAAAAGATACAACTTTACTTTCTTCCCTAGCATCTATCTAAGGGAATGAAATATGATCAACCTGACATTTACTAATATTGGTTACACTTTATTTAATCAATTGATGGAGGGATTTGATGCTGTTTTGAGATTGGTTCATGGTGTGCTTCCTTCAACATGAATTGACTTATCTGAGTTATGTTTACAGATCACTTGCAGGAGCAGGAGATGGAAATTGAAGCCCTGGAAGCAATACTTATGGATGAATTCAAAGGTTCAACGTCTTGCCCTTCTTTCTTGGGCTTGTCTTTTTTCTATCTGCAAGAATTTCCTGTCCCTCCTGACCTGTTATGATTGTTGTTCTCATATCAGAAATTCATTCTGGTGAAAGTGGGCTAAACACTTCGAATAGGTGCTTCCAAATAACATTATCTCCTCAGGTGTGTTTTATCCCAGAAATAACGTTATCTGCATTTCTGTAATATTCTAGTTTCTCATGGTGATCTTACAATGCCATGGCCTAGTAGCGGTAGAGTTGTTTGCTGAGTAATAATGCCCATCTAAATGATTTAGTATGTTTGGCTTTTGTTTAAAGCTACTGTTTAAACAGCATTAGCTATTCTTAGTGACTCTTATGCCTTGGAAACTAATTTTCCTTTCATCTAATTACCTCGTTTTGTATTTAACAGGATGATGATACAGATCAATCAACCACCCTACCAGGTtattcttttaattcatctaacATATTGTAGCATACTATATTTATGTTCAGCCACACTTTCAGGCAGACACAGATAAATTTATAACATCAAATTTGACTCAATTTGTTTTATTTGGGAATTCTTTTTGCTGCCCTTTGTTCAGGATTTTCCTTTTCCTTGTGAATGTAAGCTGTTATCCTAACTTCTTTTGCAGTTCTGCTGGCTTTGATTTTCTCGCATACTGAAAAATATCCAGATGAGCCTCCACTTCTGAATGTAAAAAGGTCAGTATCTCCTTTCCGTGCAACAAGCCAATATGCATGGCACTGTCTAATAAAGATATTTGTGACAGTCCCCTGCTTTCTCAAATGATCTGAGAAGCAAAATTTTCCCCCGTTTGAATCTAATTTAACCATCTTGATTGGAAGAAAGGAATAGCTTTTAGTCTAATGGGCTCTGCCTTAAAAACATGAAGTTATTATGAATTTTGGCCACTAGGTTGAGAATTTTCCATCCTCCCCCTGTTTCATTTTCCCAACCTAGCATTAGCAAATCTTAATCCTTGTTGTGATCCCATTGTTGTTTTTAACATTTATCTTTCAAGCATTTTAGATACTGTCGTTTTGTTTAAATTTCTTGCTGATTTCTCTATCAATTCAGAGGAGCTTATCTCTTGTGTTTGGGGTCTTGTTTAGAAGATTTTTGCCCGTCATGATGTCATTCTTCCTTATGAGCTGTTGTAAATAACCTGCTTTTTGTCATTTCCTTTTTCCAGTATACGAGGAATACAAGTTAGTGACCTGAAAGTTTTGAAAGAAAAACTTGAACAAGAGGTAACCTTTCAGGGAGTTATGTTTTGTAGTATTACTGGAATTTATAATTTACTATTTAAGCATATATAAAGCAATCAGGAATTGTTCTTCCAAAAGTTCAGTTTTTGTTCTTAATAGAGTTACCATCATATCTTTCCCCAGCTCATCACTCTCTGGAAAATGTAAATCTCCTGATTGGAAGTGTTAAATTGCACAGAGAATCTCAAATCTTCCACACTTACCTTTAGCTAATTGAACTTTGTCTCACATCCATCTTCAGCGAGCAGTGGCATCTGTTTAtctgtttaataaattaatctgCCTTTGTAGTGGAAGGTTGCAGTAAAAAGTGTTATTTTTAGTTGGCATGCTAAATAGCATCTTTTCCTTATATCTAAAGTTGTTATACAGCTAATTTTCCCAGCTCATGCAGATTCTCACTTGATTTTGTGCTTTTCAGGCATCTGAAAATCTTGGAATGGCTATGATTTACACTTTGGTTACATCAGCCAAGGAATGGCTATCTGAAAGATATGGTCAAGATGTTGATGCTGACAATGTTGAAGAAGAAGAATCAACAAAAGATGAGGTGTGGCCATTGACTATGTAGTTTTAATTTCCTCTATTCTTGTGGTCAGTTGTTTTCTAGATTCAAGAGTAAATATAACTTCTGTTTTTGAGTGATCTTTTAGCAAATTCTGTTGGTACTCATATACAGTTTCCACCTGCCATGCAATGTTTGCATTTAATGTGCATGGATACATTAGTCTTTAGAAGAACTACTTGCATGCCTTAATATAAAACAACTTAAGCCTACAGAGAGTGAATTTATTTTTGGCCTAAGGTGCTGCAATGCCGCTATAGTTGCTACGCTGTTGTCTGATGATGCCTACTTGGGAGGAAAGATAGATTTCAAATTTATGCTTCAAATGTATAAATGTGATACGTTGCCCAAGAAAAACTTGTCATTAATGGATATCATATCTGAGCATTAACTTGAAGCATGAAAGAAATGGAGTTATtgttattttaaatgctttgtattagaaaaagaaaaggtgtgaagctccTGGTTTGCTATGTCCATAATATCAGTgtcaaattaatctcaatcaaCATCAGCTAGAATGTTGGCCAAATTGGACTGTGAATTTAGGATCAGTTTCTGCTGTCAGGATTGTGAATTTAGGAAAGAAAGTGCTAAGATTCCAAAGATATACTATGCTGGTTTGCAATACAGCCAGACTTTTGGACAGGTCATATTTACAGAACAAAAGCATTGATGATTTCCTAGTAGACAGTTTTGGGGACTTAGTTTGTTCCATTTTAGAAATATTCATTTTGTTAATGCTAATTGACATTTGGTAAGTCTTCTGAACAGAGGAAATTTGTGCTAATAATGATTACAAATCAGAATGCTGAGCACTATGTTTACTTAATACCAGGTATTAGTCTTTACATAATAAAAATTATCTTACCTTTTCCACCCTGCAGGTGATTATTCCACATGGAGAACCTGTTACAGTTGATACATTTTTAGCTTGGAGAGAAAGATTTGAAGCAGAGTTGGCACTAGAGCGAGCCAAGTAAGTTTGTTGGGTGAATGCGTTTTGTACATATCATATATGGATATGCACACAGAGATTACTTCTGAGGTTTTTGTTAGTTATCAATTCTGCAAGTTTGGTAGTGTTAATCATGCTAAAGCACCTTATGTTTGTTATCATTATTGTATAAAGTTCATCTTTGCTATTGAAGTGATTGGCCCAGTATAGGATGTAGAGTCACGTTATATGGGTTCATTATACCTTGTCTTGGAAGTCTGGAATTAAATGGCAGCTATCTATGCTTGCTAGTACATGCAGTTGATGTTCCTGTTAAGGGTTCCATGCAATCAGGAAAAAAAACTGAATTGCAGTTTCTCCTCCTACGCTTTGAAACACAATTCACATCATGGAAATATTCCTTGAAAAAGGAACAACAAAAACAAAATCCTGGACAGTTTTACCTTCCAAGCGAACTTTGCTTTACTGGTATTTAAGCACAATGAGCACCTACATGAGAGAGATGACTTGGTCTATGAAAATATTCCTAGAACTTAAATTGCTTAAACATTGGTATGAATGGCAGACAAGAGTACATGGTCAACATGCTTATATAGAAAATTTGCCTAGTTTTCCCTTATATGGGTTATGTCTCGTAGCCACTTTCACTTGAAGTGTTGGATATGCATGCATGAAAAAAAAGTCAAAACAACAAAGCTTGGAATGGCAGAAACAGTCCCATTCTAGCTTTCCCTTGTCTAGTTCAGTGCATGGAAAGCTTTTGTAGTTTGTTCTGGTTGATCTACTCTTCATAATGATGTTTTATGTGTGGAATAAGAAAATCTATGCATCCATGCTATGAAAATTAGAAGGCATACATTAACCTGTGACAAATAAACTCTCCGTGCATCAATTTTCAGGCTAATGCCCGAATCTGCTCTTACGGCACCTAAAGAAAAGAAGCTGTCAGGCAGGCAGTGGTTTGAAAGTGGAAGAGCTACTGCGGTAACTTACTTATACTTCCTGATTTTTCCTCTCCATGACATTGTGGATTTACTATATTTATATCATTGCCAATTTCTTACCATGGGTTTAGTTGGATTTTAGAAAAAAGACCCTCATTGTTTCCTTTAAATTGGCTAATAATCTCAAATGATTAGGTTGCTTTTGGGATGGCCTATTTCCAATTGTGTTATCTATTGCTTAATGATTCTTTTCTAACATGTATTTCAACGATTTTGAGAATAGAATATATAATTGTGAAACCATTATTATTTCTAGGAATAAGTTATTTCTTCCCCTTTTGTTGAATATGAGACTTAAATGATCCCAAAAAATCTGAAACTCAGTAAATTTGTGTTAGTGTTGAAAAAAAAGAACAGAAAATGCATATGTAAGATATTCTATTTAACGTTATTCAGCCAAGAGGTTCAATTGGATTAATTGACTCCTTCCCATGTTGAAAGCAATCACGATTCAGTGAAGAATGAATGCTTTTTGTGATACGATACATGATATGGTTAGAATATGCCTATTTAATCATGAAAGTGCGATCTTTAACATAGTCACTCTATCTTCTGCAGAAAGGTGCAGCTCGTGTTAATGAAGAATCAGATGAGGAAGACGAGGAAGAtattgattttgatgatgatgattTCGAAGGTGAGTGCTCTTTGTCACACAAGCCCATAACTGGTGTTTGATCGTGCCAAGAATATTTGTTAAATGCTTTCGTAATTACAATATGGTTAAAGGTAAAACTGAAGCAAAATGGATGAAAGAAATGATTTAATCACTGTCTTATTGCAGATGATGAAGAAGATATGCTTGAGCACTATCTTGCTGAGAAGTCCGATTCGTCTACGCACTCTTCAAAGAGAGCTGCCTAAAAGAACGTCTTGTGGTCTGAGAATTAAACATCTATTATCATCGATGCACTCTGAACGTCTTGCGGTTTGAGAATTAAAGATCTTTTATCAACTCCTATTGATAAGTGGGAactgtagtttcattagaaacttCCTCTCATTTTAATTTTGAAGTATAGTAGCCAGGGATGCGTTGATTGAAGGAAAGCAGTTTATGTTGTACCATTATATTTCTGTTTAAAGCAGCACTTACAATGTAAAAAGTCACCAATTTTGCATATTACTGCTTGAGCTAAAATCAAATTATGATAGCTCGAGCTTGAGCGTTGAATC contains the following coding sequences:
- the LOC108462411 gene encoding uncharacterized protein LOC108462411, producing MTDHLQEQEMEIEALEAILMDEFKEIHSGESGLNTSNRCFQITLSPQDDDTDQSTTLPVLLALIFSHTEKYPDEPPLLNVKSIRGIQVSDLKVLKEKLEQEASENLGMAMIYTLVTSAKEWLSERYGQDVDADNVEEEESTKDEVIIPHGEPVTVDTFLAWRERFEAELALERAKLMPESALTAPKEKKLSGRQWFESGRATAKGAARVNEESDEEDEEDIDFDDDDFEDDEEDMLEHYLAEKSDSSTHSSKRAA